The sequence CAACGCAGAGAAGTTCGAAAAATAGTCCTGCTCCGATAAGCAAGTCAATACGCTGAGGTATGTTGAAATTGGGATCAGCTAGTTGGATGTTCGAAGGGACGTTCCAGTCCGCGATGCTCACTGAAAAACCAGGCTGATTGTCAGTGATTGTTTGAACAACGACGGAAGTGATGTGCGTTGAGAAATCTGAAGTCCGCGACTTCAGTACGACATTGACCGAATAGCCTTCAGTTGACAGGTTGGCATCCCCGATGCCCGAAACTGCCGCCGAATATTTGGTCCTACGAAGTTGTAATTGATTAGTAAAACGATTTGTAATAAAGTGAAGCTGGGAACCCGAATCCAAAAGCGCCCGACATGGCACGAAGGTACCAGCacgatttttgacaaaaatgacTGCAGTGGCTAGAAGCACAGCATCAGATGGAGATCTCGAAGTGAGGGCATGGCCAGGGACAGATGATGTTGCAGCTATGGTGTTTGATTTCAATGTGGGTGGTTGCGTGACTGGGCCTGATATAGAAGTTGAAGCAGAAGATGTGCGGTCAAAATGCAAAAGCGTATGGTGTTTCAATTGACAAGCTCTACAGGGTCCAGATTTGCAATCTCTCATTTGATGGCCACCTTTTAGACAGTTAAGGCAAAGCGAGAGCTTCTTGGCTTCCTTTTGGCGAAGATTTGGAGAAAGAGTGGAAAATTGCTGACAGTGGTAAATTCTATGATCAGGGCACCGACAAAACGCGCAACCACCTACTGAGGCATTCGAAACgacaaatgattttcttttatttgtacttACAGTTTTACCGTTTCTGTCAACTTGATCCGTTTGGGTTTGTATGGCATGCTCCACATTTTCGAGGGTACGACACCGCTTTTCCAAAAATGCAGCTAACTGATCCCACGACGGCAGTTCGTTGCTTGATGAATTTTCTTCCCACTTGGATTGAGTAGCCTTGTCCAACTTCTGGATTAGTAGTTCAACTATAATGCAGTCAGCGATTTGTTCTTGTGATCCAAGCGACTGCAACGCGCGTATGTGTGATGTAACCTTGTCCGTCAACTCCCGCAACTTGCTTGCGCATGCATCTGCCCTGTCCAGCCCAAAGATCTGTCTGATGTGTGCCTGAAATATAATTCGCTTGTTATCAAAACGTTTTTTGAGTAAAtctaatgcatttttataattcgttTCATTTATCTCCAGAGATTGGATAGTATCCAAAGCAGCACCACTCAAGCAGGAACGCAGGTATTGCAGCTTATCGCTTTGCGTCAGGTCGCCATCCTTGTCAATGACGGAGGTGAACATCgagaaaaagttgctccactCGGTATACGCGCCACTAAATTTAGGTAGCATTAGCAAAGGCAAGCGAGAACGATTGGCATTCACGATGATCGACTGCGAGTCACCAGTGTTCGCTCTGAATGTCGAGCAGTGCTGACCTGTGCTACGTCTCCCAATCTCTCGTTGCAGGTTCGCCTTAAGTTTCACCAATGTAGCATCGAATTTGCAGGGCAGGTCACTGGCAATAGACTCAAAGTCCATTTCCTCCAAACTGGTGTGAGCGGCGGTGAATGTTGCTTTCAAATCTCCCACTGATTCCATGATTGCTGCCAACCCGTACTCATCCATGCCTTGTAGCATTTCGGTGTTCATCTCCGCTGCTGTATGCTCAAGTCGATTAAAGACTGACATTGTTTTCAGCTTTAAATACGACACGCGATCTGAAGACGGTTGCCCACTCGATGGTTCAGTATGTGGTGAATCGCTTCTAATGAAGGTACCATTACCTGGACTGAGCGACATCTTCAACGATTGACTTTTAAAATTGACAGACCGGTTATATCGATAGCAAACGAATTTATAGACACGGTTCTATGTACACGGAAACCGTTGAAAAAGTTAGTAAATAGAAAACGGTGCAAGTTAATTTTTAGCCGTAAATATAGGTTGCGGTTTTAACTGCTTTGTTTTACAAGTCCCGCACAAAGTTAACAAACGGTTTTATTTATTGGGTAGGTATTAGAAACGACTACGCGACAATAATTAACTACCGTAACAATATTTTCGAAGggttaacaaaattattatatcgaataataatttctattttacACAAATAGAACACACGAATATCACGTCGGGGTCACCAAAAATGTTGGGCCACCAAGCTTTTTTGGCagctattaattttgaaatagattaaacactttaattttcaaaccactttataattttatttttcacagagTTTACGCGTTCGTGTGTTTGTTACAAATGTTTAAGTTCACCGGCCTCAGCTGATGTCGAGCTTCAAGTCTCGAAATATTTGCTTAGCACAGCTTATatataatgtatgtacataagaatGCGTTGATACGAACGTTAGGAAAATGACAAATATAGGATAATGTGTATTAATATAATTCAAGGACAAGTACAAGGATTAGGGTGACCAGGTGTTAcgagttaaaaatattacaatcttATAAGTTAGACTAcaatactaaattattaaataaaactatacaATTAACTCTATACTTAAATTAGGTCATGTAAATTAGGTGCTGCTCCCaacagaaatattgaaaaaattacaaatattttattatgttttggtTTTGCAAGTCTTGGtttgatttacatataaaaaaatgtcatacaATCGCTTTCCTGCTGCTTAAAAAGTAGGTATACAtactttactttaaaaataaaaaagatatcgAAAACAAAATCTTCGTACCTAAATAACTCCAAGTACaagtttacaataaaaaatatgacatTCATAATACTTCAGTAAATATTAATCATCATATTTACTTCGTATAAATTAAAGatagtttcttttaaaattggagaGGCTTGAAAATTACTTTAGAGTTATGCTGTAGTGGACTTTTTTCTTAGAACATTAGGTAGATGGTATCTTCTAGGAGATTTGTCCAAAAAATTGGTCCGCCCTAATTTATGTATGGTaaattatatatagtatataaatataaagagtgcttgagaatttaaaatgataatacaaaacagaaatattggtaGATTTTGGTTTCTGGTAGatgatttcatggcatttattttttaaatatgatatccggcatatgttcgCCACCACTACGAGTTCAAGGTCAATTCGATCAGTctgatttttgactacttttaaataaatctgaataaacGAGcctaatcagcaaaaatgcgaagCAAACGATAGTAATTGGGCTACagttcttgcacgagctgtattttgttgGCACGTAAGCCAAAATTCACCTAGTCGAAGggcaaaggccaacaagttgagaacgacgacgaatcgatACTTTGGCGCCTTCTTCAACACTTAGCTCTATGAAGTACACTAacagatttttatttgtttttcaaagtacATTTTCACAATTTGAAAAAGTTGCTCTGGTGTTAAACGATGAcaaaaccttactgaacagaagtGTTAACACATTTGGCCATTCTCAGCTATCTAACCATAGTTATCCAATTGGATAattttcatgcagctaaaaaaacacccggtaTATGCAATGTACtttctcttaagcggacacctaaGGGGTGAAAAATTTGTCCTCTTATGGGAGGCGTCGATCCGCTTAagcgtaaaaaagtaaaaataatctgTGACTGCTCTTTAATATTCAATcagttttatttccaaaatcagAACAGATATACATCTTCTTAagtggcgcaataaccgcttacacaattttggccgagtttaacaaagcgcgccagttgtttctttctcgtgctaaccggcgccagttggacgcaccaagtgaagcccagttcttctctacctgatctttccgacgcagaggaagtcttcctcttcttctgctaccaccagcaggtaccgcatcgaatacttccagagccggagcgtttgtatccgggcatgatgagagcccgTACTAAAGAACAGATATACATACAgataaatatttgacaaaatgaACAGAACTTTCATTACGATGAAGAAACACGCGAAATGTAAAAAACAATTggtcatttaaaaaattcagaaattttacAATCGCGAGTTTTCcctttaatttcaatatcttgGAGGTGTTGGAGTAAGATCGGTAGGCAATTCAAGGCCTTTGAGGTCATtgtgatatataaaaaatagtgtTTAGTTCTCTCGTTCATTTTCTAGTTCATCTTCAGAAGAGTTGGCCAGCGAGAGTTGCCACTTCAGCAttgatattttttgctttttcatcaTTTATGAAGACTTGATTACCAAATTTAAGACAGTTTCGATGTCAACTTGAATTTGTTTCTGAGCTATATTATTAACGTTGGTGAGCTGAGTAACTGCCAATAGTAAATAAGAGCTCATCCTCTGCTGTATATCCGTCAGCTTTCCCTAAAAAATTGTTCACTGTCTCTGGACTCACTTGCGCCCACGctttatgaatgaaataaaaaacatctAACAAATTTATTGACTTTAACAACTCCAAGGTTTGTAAGCTGTCCGTTTATGAGAGAATTAAATTATCTGTGGTGAGGAAAAAAGTGTCCGCGTCCTGTTATAGAAGGGTTGTCCGCtcaaaagagaaatattttaaaaatccctAAGGATTTCTGCGGTACTGAAAAAAGTGTCCGCTTATGGGAGGGGTCCGCTTAAGAGGGGTGTCCATtgggagagagtacactgtatataATTGCCGCGTCCTttctaggtgtttggccgagcttatcctccaatttgtggtgtgcgtcttgactaATTATATACTAAAATTAACTTAACAATTTTATAAGCTTTTGGCCTAGTCAATGTATTTATTAACACTTCTCCTCTATGTCCTCTCTTTTGCAGCCACCACAATTCGCCAGCTCACCGCCGCGTACACAACCACAATACACCAGCACTAACAACAAGTTTTCCCAACAGTCACAATTGCAACAGAAACCAatcaacaattacaacaacagcTCCGTGTCACCACTTAAACCACCGACAGAACAACCGCCCAAGCCGCCAGCCACCCCTGTACCCGATTATGATAATGTGGAAATACGTACAAAAGCAACAACCATTAGCAGCAGCGTCAGACCTTCTTATGCTTACGCCAGTACCAATATAGTCACAAATGGACGTGATGCGACCAATGACAACTCCGGCAATAGACGCACACTGCGAGCGGGAACCATAACAATCGGGGAATACGAACAACCGCAACAACGGCGAGAACCggctaaatttgattttgtggGAACATCAAAACGTAGTAGTAACGGTGCGATAGACGTGTGCGCAGATAATCTGCAAGCGGAACTACAGAGTACGTTGACGCGTTCAAAACTGAAGAAATCGGCGGAGCCACTGGAGCATCAAAGTAACTGTCCGCTACGCAATAGCTACGACAACTATGAGAATGTGGCAAGGAAGCTGCATAGTGTGAGCATAAACGAGGTAGCCGCAACGGTGCCAGCAGTGAGAATCAGCAATGGCATGCCGAATGGAGCCACGAATGGCATTCTTAAGAATGGCAATCGACACAGTGGCGGCGTAAATGGTGGTCCGAAGAACTCAGATAAGACTATCACTTTTGGTAACTGAAATTGTAATGGAATTTGTAAGCAGCGACTGGACAGCTGAGCTATGAATGACAGATATGTGAATGTATGAAGTCCGAGTGGAGGGGAGGTTTGATTATGATGGttcaaaatgtaaaataaagcacaaaTGCATAGCAAGTTCTTAAGATTTCTAGCCATATTGTTAAATTATCTAAATACATAAACTTACAAAAATAGTTGTAATAAAATCTAAGGGTATCTTATATGGTTTACTGCTAGATTTAAGCGCAAAAAAGCTCAAAgtgctttttgaaaaatattataaaatcgttattttccattttggtttcataaattttattgggCTTATGCTTTTTGTATATcggttttagaaatttttaaaagctgTAAAATAAGTGgtcgaatttttcttttcaataacaaaaagtgTATGTAAAGTTTTTTCTGTGCAGTGCAATAATTATTTAAGAGGTTTCGATGAACTCGACATAAAATGGCTTaatttatctattatctatacACACATTATatctatatttcttatttgtattataaaatatatttctgtaacaaaaattatatacataagtaattgtTATCACATTTATaactttgtaataaaattatatacatacatacacacatgttcGTATTTTATCTTACACCTGTTTTGCGTAGCCCTTGTGAACGTTTCAAAAACTCCTCTCACTGGTAGCTATAGCTCGCGCAAAAACTAGTCACTGAACGTGGCTCAGAATGGACTAGCGCTTGTACCTCCTCATCCTCAATCAACACATCTGTGCTTGAAAATGGACTACAGCCAGATATGTTAAAGAGCAAAGGCTGCGATAATCGTATTGTGGCGATTCGTTCACGCCAAGTATTCCAGAATAACTGCAAATATCACTCATTACACACCCTCTATCTACCCACCCACCGCTACTCACATTCTTATACAAGTGCCcaccaaattcaaaaaacatcGGCTTGTCCTCATCACCCACAATGCACAGGCGCATAATGTAACGTCCCTGTTTGCGAAAGAATTTCACTAGTAAAAACTGCAGTGGCAACAAGCTgaccaattcaaatgtttcgattTCCGGATCCATATTTTGCCAGCCATAATAATCCCGATCCGTCAAATCGAAATCGTCACATCCAAAGATGATTTTTGAAGGTGTGAGACCtttgaaataaaagttattGTCGACAACATTTTTATGTTCACATTTCAAGCTTACGTTTTTCGCTTACTCACCTATGTGGTACTGCCTTATACCCTGCCCATCTTCGGTCACCTGCGTGAATGGATTCTCCACAATGACAGGCTCGTAGATTTCACGAAATTCTTCAAGCAGCAATTTTTGTATACGAAACATTTTGGGATAGTTTTTGTTTGTCTATACTTTGTTTTTGACTTTTTGTTTATCGAAAATGACTAAAGcagattttttttctgcttcaAAATGCTCATCCATAGTGTAATGCGTTTTGAGTTTTATCGAATAATTGATTTTTAAGCGATTTCGACAACTAATATTTATCAAAGTGTGTTAAATACAGACAGCGTCGTCATTCGGCAGACGACAAAGATGCGTCTGGATGTTGGTTTAAAATaaagcatgtaaaaatttagactaTTTCAGGATTGactattttaattcaaaaaacagCTCTTCACAATTATttgtattatcaaaaattacataatttatatatccaccatgagcacgtctacaggcaAAATCCGCCTGTTTGGCtttcgattcatgaatgcctaatttgGAGAACGTCGAGTTATCGacgttgaaggttgttcagcatcaccttgcgctacagcagcaatattcttaaccgaacgtccagtttttgatcTGCGAGTCCTTTTTCTATTCCTGAAAGAATCTGttccttgaaatttttttcgctaGCCTTCGAATCGTCCAcacattcggacgattatttccacacaaaaaaaatttcgaattttgagatatagtccgggagccaggggtcattttaacctcatcatttcatgccgactgatttaaatactgaaggcagacgccatccaatggatgacgaaaccaaccggcACTTCTATAGCACGAAACATAACACGGCACTTCTATAGCACGGACTCACTCTAACAAGGTTCGAGAATTGGGCAAAAccctaataaaaatgaaatgtaataaaGCTACTTTAGCTAATTTGAAATTTGGGAAATCCTCGTACAACAGCTCAATTAACGCGATAAAGCTTTTAAGTGCGAAAGATGcctcatttgacatttttcagtcGAGCGCGTACGCGTACACTTTAAGTCTTTAATTGCGTCATTCTTTTAGCTACGTAGATTAATCATTTTCGGGTAAGTAGTACTcagtacggcggccgccgtagccgaatagcttggtgcgtgactaccattcgaaattcacagagagaacgttggttcgaatctcggtgaaacaccaaaattaggaaaaacatttttctaatagcggtcgcccctcggcaggcaatggcatacctccgagtgtatttctgccatgaaaaagctcctcataaaaatatcggagtcggcttggaattgtaggtccctccatttgtggaacaacatcaaaacgcacaccacaaataggaggaggagctccgccaaacacccaaaaagggtgtacgcaccaattataaatatatttatatagaactcaaccttttttaaagaaataataataattatgtttttgttttcatgaaTTAATATGTAGCCCTAAGCTAAGTGTggcgaaaataaaacatttcttttaaaagtgaTTTCATCTTCAtggaaacaaaattacaaatttaagatCGACTCAAAAATGGCGAAAAGATAGCATATGTATGTCGCCAAATCATTAGATTTAAATGAAGTGACAATACGGACTATAAGGAAAAACTAATGGCAAATTAGGGATTCCGTTGCTGAAGGCAGCTCTATCTCCTCAAACATGACATCTCGTCCTAGTGCAGCAATAATTGAGCAGGTGGaacaagatttaaaaaaaacggattCCACTGAGTAGCAATATTATTAAACACGAAGCCTTGAAAAACTACGACTACTTCAAGGAAAATGGAGAAACTGCTACTAATCCAGATTTTGTAGCCAGCAAAGGGTGGTTTAATCGTATGAGAAAACGCTTATCAATACAAAACCTAAAAATAGAAGGTGAACGTGCATCAGCCGATGAAGAAGCCGCTGAAATTTATCCAATGAAATTGGAATTGCCCAAGaggacatacatatacaatatttctAAAGACGAGAAAGTTGGGCCAGGTTTCAAACTATCAAAAGATCGTGTAACATTACCTGTGTGCAGTAATGCTTCAGGCGATCACAGGTAAAACCTATGTTGGTTTATAAATCTCTCAGTCCTCGTGCATTTAAAACCCTAACTACGACTAATTTACCGGTATACTGGGcagtaaataaaaaagcttgGATGACTACTGAGTTATTTAAGAAAtggtttttaaattgttttgcacCAAGTGTGGAAAACTACtggaaatatattagaaaatttagattttaaaattctaCTTTTATTGGATAATGCACCCTGTCATCCTCAAGATTTAAATAACCCAAatgtcaaaataattttttacctcCAAATGCAACCGCTTTACTTCAACCGTTAGATCAAGGAATTAATTATAGCTACATTTAAAACCAACGGAATAAGGAGATCATTACAATGGATTTTGAACAAATCGATGGTGAATCTATGGCCGTCAAGGAGGAGTGGAAACTCTTCACAAT comes from Anastrepha ludens isolate Willacy chromosome 3, idAnaLude1.1, whole genome shotgun sequence and encodes:
- the LOC128858350 gene encoding uncharacterized protein LOC128858350; translation: MFRIQKLLLEEFREIYEPVIVENPFTQVTEDGQGIRQYHIGLTPSKIIFGCDDFDLTDRDYYGWQNMDPEIETFELVSLLPLQFLLVKFFRKQGRYIMRLCIVGDEDKPMFFEFGGHLYKNLFWNTWRERIATIRLSQPLLFNISGCSPFSSTDVLIEDEEVQALVHSEPRSVTSFCASYSYQ